CATACCGTGAATTCGAAACTTCTTTCGGCATGATCCGCTACGACGCGCTGCTTTTAATGCAGAATCTGCCGGCGGAATTCGCGGAAACGGCGCTGCTTGAAGTACAGATAAGCGAACTGCTGAAAAACGCGATGGAACACGGTAATAAATACGATTCGGATAAAATTGTCCGTACCTGGAGCCGCTTCGACGGTGCCGAATTCCGGCTCATTGTTGAAGACGAAGGCGCCGGTTTTCACGATATAGAGCGATGGAACGAATGGGCCCGAATCCGGCAGGAATGCATCAGGCTGAAAAATACGGAAAAATTGCTGCTGTATTTGGGATACCAGCCGCAGGGAACCGCGTATTACGGCAGAAATGACGGAATAGGCGGCGTTTCGCTTTTTGCGGCGGAATCGTACTGGAATTGCGGAATCGTTTTTTCATCCAAAAGGAATTGCGTTGCGGTGAGCCGGATTTTTCCGGCTGATTTCTGCGACGGCGGCGCGGAAGAGGAGCTTCAATGAAAACGGTTGAACCCCGGCTGATACACGGAGAACGGATCGTCCGCATTGCCGAAAACCGCGCGTACGTGTTTGCCGATGAATCGGTACACGACGTTTCG
This sequence is a window from Treponema brennaborense DSM 12168. Protein-coding genes within it:
- a CDS encoding ATP-binding protein — protein: MIQIDDAHRLFDKTDMTYREFETSFGMIRYDALLLMQNLPAEFAETALLEVQISELLKNAMEHGNKYDSDKIVRTWSRFDGAEFRLIVEDEGAGFHDIERWNEWARIRQECIRLKNTEKLLLYLGYQPQGTAYYGRNDGIGGVSLFAAESYWNCGIVFSSKRNCVAVSRIFPADFCDGGAEEELQ